The DNA sequence CGGCAAGCTGAAGATCGCCGCCGTGCGCTATGAGAGTGACACGGAGACGAAGCAGGCATTCGGCAAAGTAAACCCCAATGAGTATGGTGTGCTGCCGGTGTTGTTGATTCTGGAGAACGTCGGCGACCAGACCCTGCTGCTGGACCGGATGAAGGTGGTCTATCAGTATCCGGGGAACGAGGTACTACCGATTGCCGCGACCGACCTGCCCTACCTGTTGGGGGTGAAGCGGCCCAATTCGGGTGTGAAGTATCCGTCGCCGATCCCGTTGCCCAAAAAGAAGAACCCGCTGAGCGCGATCGAACTACAGACGCGGGCGTTCGCGGCGAAGACCATCATCAAGGGCGACAGCGCGTCGGGGTTCTTCTACTTCGAGACGCGCTATCGCAAGAGTGCGGTCATCTACGTCACCGGAATCCGAGAGGCGATCACGAACAAGGAACTGTTCTTCGCCGACGTCCCGCTGGATTCGCCGGTGCCGGAGTAACGTTACTTCTTGGCGGGCGCCTTTGTCGCCGGAGCCTTGGTTGCAGGTGCCTTCGTGGCCGGCGCTTTGGTGGCTGGAGCCTTGGTCGCGGGCGCCTTCGTCGCCGGTCTGGCGGCCGGGACCGGGGCGAGAACGATGCCGCCGGGTGGCACGGGGCCTACGCGCTCAAACGTTACCTTGGCGATGACCACCGCTGGCGACGGCTTGTCGCCCATTTTCGGAACGCGAGCGATGCGGCTCACCAGATCCTGACCTTCCACCACCTGGCCGAAGATGGTGTGCTTGCCGTTCAGATGCGCCGTGGGCACTTCTGTGATGAAGAACTGGCACGAACCGGTGCCCGGGCCGGCATTCGCCATGGCCAGCCGTCCGGGTATGTCGAACTTCAGGGTCGGGGCGAACTCGTCCTTGATCACGTCGGTCTCGCCCATGCCGGTACCGGTGGGGTCACCGCCCTGAATCATGAAATTCGGGATCACGCGATGGAACGTCAGGCCGTTGTACAGGGGGCGGCGGACGCGCGTTCCGGTCTTGGGATCCTTCCACAGCTTGCGGCCGAGCGCCAAGTCGACGAAGTTCTTCACCGTGATCGGCGATTCCGTTTCGTACATCTTCATCACGATGCTGCCCATGGGTTGTCCGCCATGGGTGATTTGCAGGGTGGTGTAGAGTCCGTTTTCACGGGCGGGCTTGGGGGCGGAAGCGGCCGGAGCCGGAGTCGGGGTCTGCGCGGCCAGGGCGCCGGCCAGGGCCAGGGTCGAAAAAAGGGCTGAGAACATCCTCATGACCCCATGGTACCAGCGGCTGCAAGGGCCGCTGGGGTTTTGGAGTATTCACGAGCGCGTCACGCCAGATTCAAAATTGACGGCTAGGTTGTCGGTGTAGATGCAGCCGATACCAGTCTTCCAAAGCGCCTTGCGGCGGTTCGCGCCGGAGCCCGTCGCCGGAGCGCTGGGCAAATTGCTTCGATTTGAACGACTGGAGGAGGTCGTTCAAGGTGTGCGCGCGCAGCAGAACGCCGGGGCGTTTCCAGAGGAGATGCTGCGCGCGCTGCGGGTTTCCATCCGTGTGGAGCCGGCCGACATGGCCCGGATTCCGGCTGCGGGCCCGCTGGTGGTGGTCGCCAATCACCCGTACGGTCTGGTGGAAGGGGCCGTGCTGCAGTCGATGCTGGCCCGGGTGCGGCCCGACGTCCGTCTGCTGGCCAATTCCATGCTGGGCATGGTGCCGGAACTGCGCGCCAGCCTCATCCTCGTGGATCCGTTTGGAGGAGCCGCACGGGAGAATGCGCGGGGGCTGCGTGAGGCCCGGCAGTGGCTGCGGAATGGCGGCGCCCTGGCCGTGTTTCCGGCCGGCGAGGTCTCGCACGCGGACTGGGGGCAGAGGGAGATCGTCGATCCCCCTTGGAATGACGCGGCGATGCGGCTGGCGCGGCAGTGTGGTGCACGCGTGGTACCTGTCTACTTTTCGGGCTGCAACAGTGCTCTGTTTCAAATTGCCGGATTGGTGCATCCCAGGCTGCGCACCGCGCTGTTGCCGCATGAACTGCTGAACAAGTGCGATACGGAGATCGAGGCGCGCGTCGGCCATGCCGTGAGCAGTGAGGACCATTCGACGGCCGAACTGCGCCGCCGGACCTACTGGCTGTCGGAGCGGAAGCCGCCGAAGCCGCGTGTGGTGCGGCGTATGAGGCCGGTTGGACCGGCCATCCCAGGAGAGTGGATGGAGAAGGAGCTTCTCGCTCTGCCGTCCGAGCGGCTGTTGATCAGTGCGGGGCCGTTGCGGGTGTACTGTGCCAACGCTGAGGATGTTCCGCTGACACTGCGGGAGACGGGCCGCCTGCGTGAGGTGACGTTCCGGGCGGCGGGCGAAGGAACGGGCCGGCCATACGATCTCGACCGCTTCGACTCCTGGTACGACCACCTGGTCCTGTGGCACGCGGAGAGACGCCAGGTGGCGGGCGCCTATCGTTTGTGCGGCGCGGATGTGGGGCGGGAGCTGTACGCTTCAACGCTGTTTCGATTCAGTGACG is a window from the uncultured Paludibaculum sp. genome containing:
- a CDS encoding peptidylprolyl isomerase; translation: MFSALFSTLALAGALAAQTPTPAPAASAPKPARENGLYTTLQITHGGQPMGSIVMKMYETESPITVKNFVDLALGRKLWKDPKTGTRVRRPLYNGLTFHRVIPNFMIQGGDPTGTGMGETDVIKDEFAPTLKFDIPGRLAMANAGPGTGSCQFFITEVPTAHLNGKHTIFGQVVEGQDLVSRIARVPKMGDKPSPAVVIAKVTFERVGPVPPGGIVLAPVPAARPATKAPATKAPATKAPATKAPATKAPATKAPAKK
- a CDS encoding GNAT family N-acyltransferase translates to MQPIPVFQSALRRFAPEPVAGALGKLLRFERLEEVVQGVRAQQNAGAFPEEMLRALRVSIRVEPADMARIPAAGPLVVVANHPYGLVEGAVLQSMLARVRPDVRLLANSMLGMVPELRASLILVDPFGGAARENARGLREARQWLRNGGALAVFPAGEVSHADWGQREIVDPPWNDAAMRLARQCGARVVPVYFSGCNSALFQIAGLVHPRLRTALLPHELLNKCDTEIEARVGHAVSSEDHSTAELRRRTYWLSERKPPKPRVVRRMRPVGPAIPGEWMEKELLALPSERLLISAGPLRVYCANAEDVPLTLRETGRLREVTFRAAGEGTGRPYDLDRFDSWYDHLVLWHAERRQVAGAYRLCGADVGRELYASTLFRFSDAFFHRLGPALELGRSFVAPEFQRGFQPLLLLWKAIGQYVVARPRYRFLFGPVSVSADYCPASRALLARFLADHCFDGQLSQWAAARSPYRGKPSADWPRPADVDDLDRLIRELEPDGKGVPVLVRQYLKLGGKLCGFHLDRGFGDCLDGLIVVDLERCEQKQLERYLGREGARAVLERANVPASVL